One window of the Vigna radiata var. radiata cultivar VC1973A chromosome 1, Vradiata_ver6, whole genome shotgun sequence genome contains the following:
- the LOC106763338 gene encoding pectate lyase has product MAALSCFILLFALSLLTPSFLSSSALPDPELVVQEVQRSINASRRNLGYLSCGTGNPIDDCWRCNPNWENNRQRLADCAIGFGKDAIGGRNGRIYEVTDSGNDDAVNPKPGTLRYAAIQDEPLWIIFKRDMVITLKQELLVNSFKTIDGRGASVHIAGGGCITIHYVSNVIVHGIHIHDCKPTGNTNIRDSPEHSGFWTKSDGDGISIFNSKHVWIDHCSLSNCQDGLIDAIHGSTAITISNNYMTHHDKVMLLGHSDSYTQDKNMQVTIAFNHFGEGLVQRMPRCRHGYFHVVNNDYTHWEMYAIGGSANPTINSQGNRFLAPDIRFSKEVTKHEDAPQSEWMSWNWRSEGDMFLNGAYFRQSGAGASSIYARASSLSARPSSLVGSMTVTAGALTCRKGNRC; this is encoded by the exons atGGCTGCCCTTTcatgtttcattcttctttttgctctttctcttctcacaccctcttttctttcttcctctgcACTTCCAGACCCTGAATTGGTTGTTCAAGAGGTACAAAG AAGCATCAATGCCTCAAGGAGAAACTTGGGTTATTTATCATGCGGAACCGGGAATCCCATCGACGACTGCTGGCGGTGCAACCCTAACTGGGAGAACAACCGCCAGAGACTAGCGGACTGCGCCATCGGGTTCGGCAAGGACGCCATCGGCGGAAGAAACGGCCGAATCTACGAGGTCACAGACTCCGGCAACGACGACGCCGTGAACCCAAAGCCGGGAACCCTCCGTTACGCCGCCATACAAGACGAACCCCTGTGGATAATCTTCAAGAGGGACATGGTCATCACGCTAAAGCAAGAGCTTCTGGTGAACTCTTTCAAGACAATCGACGGCAGAGGCGCGAGCGTGCACATCGCCGGTGGGGGCTGCATCACCATACACTACGTAAGCAACGTGATCGTTCATGGGATTCACATTCACGATTGCAAGCCCACCGGGAACACGAACATCAGAGACTCGCCGGAGCACTCGGGGTTTTGGACGAAATCGGACGGCGACGGAATCTCTATCTTTAACTCGAAGCATGTTTGGATCGATCATTGCTCGCTGTCGAATTGTCAGGATGGGCTGATCGATGCCATTCATGGATCCACCGCCATCACGATCTCCAACAATTACATGACCCACCATGACAAGGTTATGCTTTTGGGACACAGTGATTCCTACACGCAGGACAAGAACATGCAGGTCACCATAGCCTTCAATCATTTTGGAGAAGGTCTTGTCCAAAGAATGccaag ATGCAGACACGGGTATTTTCATGTGGTGAACAACGACTACACACACTGGGAAATGTATGCCATTGGAGGGAGTGCGAACCCCACCATCAACAGCCAAGGAAACAGGTTTCTTGCTCCAGACATTAGGTTCAGCAAAGAGGTAACAAAGCATGAGGATGCTCCACAGAGTGAGTGGATGAGCTGGAATTGGAGATCAGAGGGTGACATGTTCTTGAATGGAGCATACTTCAGGCAATCTGGTGCTGGTGCTTCTTCCATCTATGCTAGGGCTTCAAGTCTCAGTGCAAGACCTTCTTCTCTTGTTGGATCCATGACTGTCACTGCTGGTGCACTTACCTGTAGAAAGGGAAACCGTTGCTGA